The genomic region GTAACTCCCCGACGACGATATCCGAGCCGCTTTCGCGTTCGCGCAGGGACTCCGCCGGAAGATCGAGGGGTTTGGTACTGATCCCGACGACCGACGCACCTTGTTGTTTTAACAGGGAGAATATTTTATATCCAGTGCGACCCAAGCCACAGACAATAATTCGCGGTTTCATAGTTTAGGGGATCGATCCGCAAGGCGATCGAGGAAGGCTAATTTTGTTACTCGGGCTACTATTGTTGACGACTCCGGGATCCGAGACTGTAGCTGACAACACCAGTGTGGGAATTTTAGAGTTTAGAGTTTAGATTGGGGAGCTAGCCATTGCCATCGGCGCGATCGCCTTTAAGCGTAGTTATTTTTTCTTACTTCTCCCCGGGGAATAGCTTTGTTGAGGGCAAATATTCTATTTTTGCTTATTATTGAATAGAGAATTTATGGATTGATTGTTAACAGAACAATGGCAACCTTAAAAGAGCGCCGTCCGGAAAATGTAGACGGTGAATTCTATGTCGATCGCACCTGCATTGACTGCGATACTTGTCGCTGGATGATGCCAGCAGTCTTTCATCGAGATAACGGACAATCCGCAGTTTATCGCCAGCCGAAAAATGAAGGGGAACGCTTGCAAGCTTTACAAGCCTTGCTCTCTTGTCCGACCGCTTCGATTGGAACGGTCGATCGCCCTAAAGATATTCGAGAAGCGCAAGAGAGTTTCCCTTTGGCGATCGCGGACAATGTTTACCATTGCGGCTATCATTCGGAAAAATCCTTTGGGGCGGCGAGTTATTTGATTCGGCGACAAGGGGGCAATATTTTAGTCGATTCTCCTCGATTTACCCCACCTTTAGTCAAAAAACTGGAAGCAATGGGAGGCATCCGCTATCTCTATTTGACGCATCGAGATGATATTGCCGACCATCAGAAGTTTCGCGACCATTTCGGCTGCGATCGCCTCCTGCACGAACAAGAAATTAGAGAAGCTACCCAAGATATTGAAATTAAATTAAGGGGATTCGATCCGATTCAATTTGCCCCGGATTTACAAATTATTCCCGTTCCCGGACATACAGAAGCCCATACGGTTTTACTATACGACAATCGCTTTTTATTTACGGGGGATCATTTAGCCTGGTCCGATCGCCTGCAAAGTTTAATCGCCTTTCGCAATCACTGTTGGTATTCTTGGCCCAAGTTAGTCGAATCCATGCACGATCTGGCCCATTATTCGTTTGAGTGGGTGCTTCCCGGTCACGGTCGCCGCTATCATGCCGATCGCGAAACCATGGGTAAAGAATTGCAAAAGCTGCTCGATTGGATGAAAACAGAAGCAGTTTAGATTTGCGATCGAGGGAATAGGGAATCTTGTTGTTTTCCGACTCCCGACTCCCTACCTTTTTCCTAATCCCCAGGCGATCGCCGCCGTAGCGGATTCGGCGAGAATACTAATTAAACGGTAGAAGGCGACGGCGCCCAAAATAGCGGCAGGGGAGAATTGATGGCTGAGTATGGCGATCGCCGTCGCTTCAAAAATGCCGATCCCGCCGGGGGCGCCGGGAACGACCAAACCCAGCAGCCACGCGACACTAAAGCCACTCATCAAAGTCGGAATCGCAGACCACTGCACCGAAGTCATCACGTCTACGGTCAAAATAAATCCGCTTCCGCGTAACAGGAGAAAGCCAATTTCGCCGAGGAAGGGAGAAAGAGGATAGCGGGTCAACTGTGCGGCGATGGGTTCGGTGGGAACATCCGTGACGGGTAACCCCTCCGGCGTCGCTTCGCTAACGGATGAGGATCGTGGGGGTTGGCGTTTGAGTTTGAGCTTTCCGAGAAACTGAATGACCGGGTTGAGTAAGCGAGGGTGAACGCCGACGAGAACCGCAAATAAAGCGAGTAATTTTAAGAAACGCAGGGGGTCAAAAAATGCGGGAGAGGTTGGGGAAAGGTCGCCAGTGGCGAGGTTGAGGCTGCCGAAAATGGCGATCGCCAAGGCGGCGGCAGCCATCAGCAGGGGTTCGAGAAGGACGCTGAGGGCCGCGACGGAGAAAGGGGTTCCGGATTCGGCGATCGCCTTAATTCTGCCGTAGAAATGCCAGACATTACCGGGGAGGTATTTGGCGACGTTGGTGGTCAAATAGATGTAAAGTCCGCGACCGAGAGGAACGTGGCGATCGCGAAACGACCCCGGAGGCGGATCGAACTGGCGTAAGATCCACAACCAGACCCAACCGGACCAGATATGAGCTAAAGCAGTGACGCATAAGGCGATCGCCAATTTCAGCCAACCCGATCGCGAAATCTGGAGAGAAGCGACCTCGGCGGCGCGATCTTTGACGGTTTGCGCGAGAAAAAAGACGATCGCGCCGAGCACAAACCAGCGAATAAAAGGTTTGCCGCGAGAGAGAACGGATTTGAGCCAAGTTAGCGGAGATTTTGACATATCGAAAGCGCCACGAAGAGTCCGAGGAGGGGCGATCGTTAAATTTAAGGCGATCGTTGCAGTTGTTTGTCTAATTGTGGGTTAGAATCCCGCCACAGACTCGGATTTTAGAGTTGATTTTCGATAAAACTTCCAATGAGGAGTGTAATTTCACTGATGCTAGATCTAGACACCCTATTTGACGAACGCTACTATCTCGCAACGAACCCCGATGTAGCGAATGCAGTCAACAACGGCGCGATCGCACCACTGCAACACTTTATCACCTTCGGACAATTCGAGCGCCGCGATCCGAGTGCGATCTTCGATACCGATTACTATCTGAGTCAATATCTCGATGTCGCCGATGCCGTTCGCCAAGGCAGCCTCGCGGCGGTCGAACATTACCTCAATTTCGGTCAACGGGAAGGACGCGATCCCGGTCTGCTTTACGACCAGAGTTTTTATCTGAGCAATAATCCCGACGTAGCGGCGGCGGTCGCCGCAGACCAACTGACGGGAATCGAGCATTTTCTCAATTTCGGAGAAGCGGAAGATCGAACCCCGAGTCGGTTTTACAATCCAGCGTACTATCTCGATCGCAACCCGGACGTGGCGGCGGCGGTCGCGGCAGACCGACTGACCGGAATCCAACATTATCTCGAATTCGGGGCGATCGAAAATCGCGAATTGAGTCCGTTTATAGAACCCGGCGGTTCGAGTTTACCCAATGGCGTCGCGGCGGGAGACGTGACCCAAACTTCTGCAATGTTGTGGGCCCGTACTACCACCCCCGGTCCGGTGAACTTCGAGTGGAATGGGGGAGTTGCCGAAATAGTCGCTACCGATCCCTTAGTTCCGGTGAAACTGCAACTCGACGGACTGCAGCCGAATACGGAATATACGTATACCGTCAGCGATTCCGGCGGGGCGATCGCCACGGGCAAATTCCGCACCTTAGCGCCTCCCGGGAGGCGAACGGGCCTGCGTTTCGGCGTCTCTGGGGACTGGCAAGGCGAACTCGCCCCCTATCCCTCGATTTCTAATGCGGACAGTCGCAATTTAGACTTTTTCGTACAAGTCGGCGATACCTTAGAAGCCGATAGCAGTTCCCCCGATTTACCCGGAGTGCGACAAGCGTCGAGCCTGCTGGAGTTTTACACCAAGCATAACGAAATTTACAGCGAACGCTTTGGCTTGAATCCCTGGGTCGATCTGCGCCAGTCAACAGCCACCTATAGCACCTGGGACGACCACGACATTACCAACGATTTTGCCGGAGGTGCGGCCCCGAGTGAATCCCCGCAGCGTAACGGTATTTTCGGGACGGGAGACGGCTTCGTCAACGAAACTCCGGTGTTTCGAGAAGGCTTACAAGCGTTCCAAGAATTTAAACCCTTGCAAGACCAATTTTACGGGGAAACGGGAGACCCGCGCACGGCCAACAAGCAGAAACTGTATCGTTTCAATACTCACGGTAGCGACGCCGCCAGTTTTATTCTCGATACGCGATCGTTCCGGGATAAACCCTTACCCTTTTTAGCGGAAACGGCATCTGAAGAAGAGATCGCCGCCTATCTTCAAGATGCGTTCGAACCGGGACGAACCTTGTTAGGACGAGCGCAATTAGAACAGTTGAAGACGGATTTACTGACGGCTGAAAACACCGGGGTGACCTGGAAGTTCGTCATGTCTAGCGTACCGATGCAACATTTCGGGATTCCCGTGGCGGGGGAACGCTGGGAAGGATATGCGGCGGAACGCACGGAGTTGCTTAAATTTATTGAAGATAACGATATCGATAATGTGGTGTTCGTGACTGGAGATTTTCACGGCAACGTGGTCAATAATGTGACCTATCAAGAAGGGTTTGGGCAACCGCAAATCCAGACCGGGGCGATGGATGTTATGGTCGGTCCGGTGGGGATTCAGTTGAATATCGGTCAAGGACCGTTTGCGGCGCCGTTCGGTCCGGCGACGGTGGCGTTTACCCCAGATGCGCTATTACCGCAATCGGAGAAGGAACGCTACCGAGGGTTGACGGATGTGGAGGAGAAAAATGCATTCGTGCGGCAGGTGATTGACAATCGGATCGTGCCGTTGGGTTACGATCCGGTAGGGTTGGAAGGCTCGAATATCGATGCCCGCCTGTTGCAGGGGTCGTATTTTGCGGCGCACAATTACGGCTGGACCGAGTTTGAAATCGATCGCGACAGCCAGGTGCTGACGGTGACGACGTGGGGGGTCGAACCGTATACCGAGAGCGAATTGGAGGCCAATCCAGAGGCGATCGCCTCGCGCACGCCGACGGTGCGGATGCAGTTTGAAGTGACGCCGGAAACCCTTTAATCGCCAATTGGCGGGTGGGAGTGCTAGGGTTTTACCAACTTTTGCCGTAAGGCGAGCGGCATGAGCGCCGATTTCCGATAATGCGTGTGAGAATTGAGTGATGTTAGTTGCTGAAGACCTGTTTAATGAAGGCTATTATTTAGCCAAAAATCCCGATATTGCGGCAGCGATCGCCACTGGAGCGATCTCCAGTGCGGCGGAGCATTTTTTTACCTTCGGAGAAGTGGAAGGGCGCGATCCGAGTGCGTTTTTCGACAGTCGTTATTACCTGGAAACCAATCCGGATGTCGCGGCAGTGGTGGCCGATTTCCAGTTTACGGCCCTGGAGCATTTTATCGAGTTCGGACAACGTGAGGGGCGATCGCCGACGCCGTTTTTCGATCTAACTTGGTATCGCGATCGCCACCCCGACGTAGCCGCCGCCGTGGACCGCGACGAGATTACCGGATCGTTCGTTCACTACGTCCTCA from Oxynema aestuarii AP17 harbors:
- a CDS encoding MBL fold metallo-hydrolase; its protein translation is MATLKERRPENVDGEFYVDRTCIDCDTCRWMMPAVFHRDNGQSAVYRQPKNEGERLQALQALLSCPTASIGTVDRPKDIREAQESFPLAIADNVYHCGYHSEKSFGAASYLIRRQGGNILVDSPRFTPPLVKKLEAMGGIRYLYLTHRDDIADHQKFRDHFGCDRLLHEQEIREATQDIEIKLRGFDPIQFAPDLQIIPVPGHTEAHTVLLYDNRFLFTGDHLAWSDRLQSLIAFRNHCWYSWPKLVESMHDLAHYSFEWVLPGHGRRYHADRETMGKELQKLLDWMKTEAV
- a CDS encoding lysylphosphatidylglycerol synthase domain-containing protein: MSKSPLTWLKSVLSRGKPFIRWFVLGAIVFFLAQTVKDRAAEVASLQISRSGWLKLAIALCVTALAHIWSGWVWLWILRQFDPPPGSFRDRHVPLGRGLYIYLTTNVAKYLPGNVWHFYGRIKAIAESGTPFSVAALSVLLEPLLMAAAALAIAIFGSLNLATGDLSPTSPAFFDPLRFLKLLALFAVLVGVHPRLLNPVIQFLGKLKLKRQPPRSSSVSEATPEGLPVTDVPTEPIAAQLTRYPLSPFLGEIGFLLLRGSGFILTVDVMTSVQWSAIPTLMSGFSVAWLLGLVVPGAPGGIGIFEATAIAILSHQFSPAAILGAVAFYRLISILAESATAAIAWGLGKR
- a CDS encoding alkaline phosphatase D family protein, translated to MLDLDTLFDERYYLATNPDVANAVNNGAIAPLQHFITFGQFERRDPSAIFDTDYYLSQYLDVADAVRQGSLAAVEHYLNFGQREGRDPGLLYDQSFYLSNNPDVAAAVAADQLTGIEHFLNFGEAEDRTPSRFYNPAYYLDRNPDVAAAVAADRLTGIQHYLEFGAIENRELSPFIEPGGSSLPNGVAAGDVTQTSAMLWARTTTPGPVNFEWNGGVAEIVATDPLVPVKLQLDGLQPNTEYTYTVSDSGGAIATGKFRTLAPPGRRTGLRFGVSGDWQGELAPYPSISNADSRNLDFFVQVGDTLEADSSSPDLPGVRQASSLLEFYTKHNEIYSERFGLNPWVDLRQSTATYSTWDDHDITNDFAGGAAPSESPQRNGIFGTGDGFVNETPVFREGLQAFQEFKPLQDQFYGETGDPRTANKQKLYRFNTHGSDAASFILDTRSFRDKPLPFLAETASEEEIAAYLQDAFEPGRTLLGRAQLEQLKTDLLTAENTGVTWKFVMSSVPMQHFGIPVAGERWEGYAAERTELLKFIEDNDIDNVVFVTGDFHGNVVNNVTYQEGFGQPQIQTGAMDVMVGPVGIQLNIGQGPFAAPFGPATVAFTPDALLPQSEKERYRGLTDVEEKNAFVRQVIDNRIVPLGYDPVGLEGSNIDARLLQGSYFAAHNYGWTEFEIDRDSQVLTVTTWGVEPYTESELEANPEAIASRTPTVRMQFEVTPETL